The following nucleotide sequence is from Pseudomonas putida S13.1.2.
TGACTACTACCACTATGGGGCGGACGGTTCGCTCGCTGTTGATGTTGCAGCTGGGCAGCTGGCCTTCATCAAGGTATTGCCGACGATGGAGATCCTCGCCCCGATCGTCATTTCGGTCAGCGACATCATCGAGTTCTATTACTATGACCCTGGCATGACAACCACCAAGTATTACGGCAGAGACATCAGCACCGCCCAAGAGGTGTTGATGGACAATCTTTCGCAAATGCACGAGCGCGCCAAAGTCAGGGGGCTGCACATCCAGGTAGACAATGTGCAGGCACCGAGAATTGTAGTGACCATGACCGTGAAAGAAGCTGACCACTGGGTGCTGATTGTGAGAAAGCTGCTTGAACAATCGCTTGAGGTGACGAGCAGTCCTGTATTGGTTCCTTGACCGGCCTACCCGCTCATTCTCCGCGCAGCAATACGCGCAAACCCAGGCATGTAATGCACTGACCAATCGCCGACACTTCGGCGATTGGTCGGCTTGCAGCGGTTACAGCGTGAAGGACAGCGCCTGGCCAAGAAACCTGGCGCTAACCTGATGGCCTTTTTGATTCAGGTCGAACGGCTGGCACATGGCCCCCGTGGTCACGAAATCACCTGCCTTCAAGGTCTGGCCACGTTCGGCAGCATGGGCATAAAGGTGGGCCAGCGACACCAGCGGGTCGGTCGCCGCATCGCCAGACAAGCCACGTGCGCGTAATTCGCCATCTACGTACACCTCGGTGGTCTCGGCCAGGTCAGCCAGCAAGGGTACATTGATGCCTGCCCCGAGGCTGTTGCCCACTACCAGGGCTTCGAAGCCCACGTTGTCCGCCACGAAGCTTGGCCAGCCGACGCTCTTGCGATCGACGAAGCGTGAGCGCACCACTTCGAAGGTGACGCAGGTAGCGCGGATATCCTCGCTGGTCGGCAGCCGTCCGGCTTGCGGGGGGATATCACGGTCAAGCACGAAGGCGATCTCGCATTCGATGGTCACCGGCGTCACGGCCGGGAGCTCGATGTGTACACCCTCAGCGTGGCAGCGCTTTGCTTCCAACTGGCCGATCAGCGGTCGGGACAAATTGGCCGCACGCATGCCGGCGGGGCTGCCAACACCCAGCTTCCACCCGGCACGCTGGCCAGCGGCGGCGGCGAAAAACTGATCCTGGCTGTCATAGCCTTGTTTCAAGGTTTCGGGCCTGAGGCTGGCAGGCAGTTCCGTCAGCAAGTCACCGCTGCGCCAGTGCTGCAGCAACAGGGCCGCGGTACGTTGGGGTACGAAAAGCGAACTGTTCATCAAGACCTCATGGAAATGGGCGATGCCGGGCAACAGATGCTAGGGCCTGAAATTGATAAGGATAAATATATTGTCATGATGCCTGGCATCACAAATTGTTATTAACCTGCCTTATGCAACCCACTTGTAGGAGCGGCCTTGCGTCGCGATGGGGCGCGTAGCGGCCCCAGGATCTTAGCAACACATTCAGATCGTCGGGGCCGCTCTGCGGCCCGATCGCGACACAAGGCCGCTTCTACACAGGTGCTACGTAGGTCAACTGTCAGCAGAAACCGGCTGCTTCAGCAGCAGTACATAAGCCATCGCCGCCACCGCCGCCACCGCAGCACTGATCAGGAACGCCGAAGCAAACGACCCGGTCTGCTGGATGCTGAACCCGGTCACGATCGGTGCCACCGAGCCTGCCAGGTAGCCACCGAAGTTCTGGATCGAGCCAAACGAGGCCACGCGCTGGCTATCGACCACGGTGTTGGCAATCATCCAGGCGGTCGAGCTGGCCATGTTTACGCTGAACAGTGCGCAGCACAGCAGCGCAACGCTGAGCATGAAGCCGCTGCCGAACGACAGCGGAACGGTAAATGCCGCCGCCGCGAACAACGCAGCCACCACTACCCGCTTGCGGCTACCCAACACGCTGGCGCCGTTCTTCACCAGGCGGTCGCAGATGCGGCCCGCGACAATGGTGCCCAACGCGCCGAATACATAGGCCAGCGAAACCACCCAGGCCGTCTGGTAAAGGCTCAAGCCATGTTCGCGCTCGAAGTAGCCCGGCAGCCAGGTGAGGTGCAGCCACAGCATGTAGATCACCCCCATGAAGCCCAGTACGGCGCCCCAGGTGCTCTTGTGGCGAAACAGCTCGGCCCAGGCCGCCAGTTGTGCCCGCAGGCTCGGCCTGGCGCTTGCCACCGGCTGTTTATGAGCCTGGGTCGCCAGCAGTTGCTCACGCTCCTCGGCAGGCAGTTCGGCCAGGTAACGCGCCTTGCTTTTGTAGAAGGCAAACCAGCAGACGGCGACCAGGATGCCGAACACCCCGGTGACAATGAACATGCCGCGCCAGCCCCAGGTGATCATCAGCAGGGTCAGCAACGGTGGCGCCAGGCACGGCCCGATGCAGGTCGACGACAGCACGATGCCCGTCGGCGTGCCGCGCTTTTCGGCCTCGAACCACTCCGCCAGCGCTTTCGCCGCCGACGGGAACATCGGTGCCTCGCCAATCCCCAGCACCACCCTCAGCCCGATGAAGGCGGAAAAACTGTTGATCAGGCCCGACGCCGTCTGCGCCACCGACCAGCCCAGCAGTGCCGCCCCCAGGGAGATCTTGCTGCCCAGGCGGTCGATGATCATGCCCAGTGGGAGCTGCGAAAAGGCATACGCCAGTGAAAACGCCGACAGCAAAATGCCCATCTGTGACGGCGTGATGCCCATGTCGCGCTGGATGGACGTATTGGCGATCGACAGCGCACTGCGGTCGACGTAATTGATGATGCCGATCACCAGCAACAGGCTGACGGTGATGACCTGGTACTTTTTGAACGGGTTGGAGCTGGCGACCGCTTCCCCTGTGGGGGCAAGCTCGGCTTGCGCGTACTTGGTATTCATGGGCGTTCACTTTTGTTGTTATTGATTGAACAGCGGATTGGCGCCTTACATCGACGCTTCAAGCAACCACTGGTAGTCCTCGGCAGACGCCTCACGCGGGTTGGTCCGATGGCTGTGATCGGCCAACGCGCCCTGGATTATGCGTGGGAACTGCTCCTCGCTGACACCCAGTTCGCGCAGGCCGGTCGGCAGGCCCAACGCGCGGGTCATGTCGCGAATGGCCAGTTCGATCTGGCTTTCGTCTGCCAGCTCCATCGCCTGCGCGATACGCGCCATCTTGTGCTCGTTCAGCACGGTGTCGGCCTTGCGGTTGAAGGTGATGACAGCAGGCAGGAAAATCGCGTTGAGGGTGCCATGGTGCAGGCGCGGGTTGATCCCGCCCAAGGCATGGCTAAGGCTGTGCACACAGCCCAGGCCCTTCTGGAAGGCCAGCGCACCTTGCAGCGAAGCGCTCATCATGTTGATACGCCCATCGAGGTTCTGCGGGTCTCGGGTCGCGCTTTCGATGAAGCGCCAGGCGCGCCACAGGCCGTCCAGGGCGATGCCATCCGCAGGCGGGTTGAACGCCGGCGCCATGAAGGTTTCCAGGCAGTGGGCAATCGCATCCATGCCGGTGGCCGCAGTCAGTTGCGCTGGCAGGCCAAGGGTCAGCGCCGGGTCGCAGATGGCGGCCTTGGGCACCACATGGGGCGAGATCACACCCACCTTGCGCCCGTCGTCAAGAATCAGAATGGCGCCTCGCCCTACTTCGCTGCCCGTCCCGGCGGTGGTTGGCACAGCAATCACCGGCGCGGTTGCCGGCGTGATTCGCGCCAGGCCACCCTCGATCACCG
It contains:
- a CDS encoding 2-keto-4-pentenoate hydratase gives rise to the protein MNSSLFVPQRTAALLLQHWRSGDLLTELPASLRPETLKQGYDSQDQFFAAAAGQRAGWKLGVGSPAGMRAANLSRPLIGQLEAKRCHAEGVHIELPAVTPVTIECEIAFVLDRDIPPQAGRLPTSEDIRATCVTFEVVRSRFVDRKSVGWPSFVADNVGFEALVVGNSLGAGINVPLLADLAETTEVYVDGELRARGLSGDAATDPLVSLAHLYAHAAERGQTLKAGDFVTTGAMCQPFDLNQKGHQVSARFLGQALSFTL
- a CDS encoding MFS transporter; the protein is MNTKYAQAELAPTGEAVASSNPFKKYQVITVSLLLVIGIINYVDRSALSIANTSIQRDMGITPSQMGILLSAFSLAYAFSQLPLGMIIDRLGSKISLGAALLGWSVAQTASGLINSFSAFIGLRVVLGIGEAPMFPSAAKALAEWFEAEKRGTPTGIVLSSTCIGPCLAPPLLTLLMITWGWRGMFIVTGVFGILVAVCWFAFYKSKARYLAELPAEEREQLLATQAHKQPVASARPSLRAQLAAWAELFRHKSTWGAVLGFMGVIYMLWLHLTWLPGYFEREHGLSLYQTAWVVSLAYVFGALGTIVAGRICDRLVKNGASVLGSRKRVVVAALFAAAAFTVPLSFGSGFMLSVALLCCALFSVNMASSTAWMIANTVVDSQRVASFGSIQNFGGYLAGSVAPIVTGFSIQQTGSFASAFLISAAVAAVAAMAYVLLLKQPVSADS
- a CDS encoding iron-containing alcohol dehydrogenase, whose product is MSLINYITQIQFDIGAIALLPAECERIGITRPLIVTDRGVRAAGIVDTALNTFADSAAQLPIYDGTPPNPNETAVREAVAMFKECGCDGIIAIGGGSAIDLAKGVAVCARHDGPLKSFAVIEGGLARITPATAPVIAVPTTAGTGSEVGRGAILILDDGRKVGVISPHVVPKAAICDPALTLGLPAQLTAATGMDAIAHCLETFMAPAFNPPADGIALDGLWRAWRFIESATRDPQNLDGRINMMSASLQGALAFQKGLGCVHSLSHALGGINPRLHHGTLNAIFLPAVITFNRKADTVLNEHKMARIAQAMELADESQIELAIRDMTRALGLPTGLRELGVSEEQFPRIIQGALADHSHRTNPREASAEDYQWLLEASM